One segment of Sphingomonas qomolangmaensis DNA contains the following:
- the trbB gene encoding P-type conjugative transfer ATPase TrbB yields the protein MTENTSACRRRAMLRTAMGADIASALADPLVIEIMVNPDGSLRLDRLGEGRIDTGVVIDPPQVERIIRLVASLARDEVHAGQPIISAELPAHPDGGAGERFEGILSPVSTGPCFSIRKPARRLYTLDDYVADGIITAAMANTLRGAVTQQFNILIAGGTSSGKTTLANALLAEMRCIDARVILIEDTRELQSPAPDTVALRTRPGIVSMTDLVRSTLRLRPDRIVVGEVRGPEALDMLKAWNTGHPGGIATVHANSAEAALYRVEQLVQEAVVTVPRRLVAEAIDLVVFIAGRGADRSVNAIARVAGIDPDTGAYALAPFHLPPNQGD from the coding sequence ATGACTGAAAACACCTCTGCCTGCCGCCGGCGAGCGATGCTGCGCACGGCCATGGGGGCCGACATCGCATCCGCGCTCGCCGACCCGCTGGTAATCGAGATCATGGTCAATCCCGATGGGTCGCTTCGCCTCGACCGGCTTGGTGAAGGTCGGATCGATACCGGCGTCGTCATCGATCCGCCGCAGGTGGAACGCATCATCCGGCTTGTCGCAAGCCTTGCGCGTGACGAGGTCCATGCCGGGCAGCCAATCATCTCCGCCGAATTGCCGGCACATCCCGACGGCGGGGCTGGCGAGCGCTTCGAAGGCATATTGTCTCCGGTCTCCACCGGTCCGTGCTTCTCCATCCGCAAGCCTGCCCGGCGGCTCTACACGCTCGACGACTATGTCGCTGACGGGATCATAACCGCGGCAATGGCAAACACGCTTCGGGGCGCGGTAACCCAGCAGTTCAACATTCTCATCGCGGGCGGGACAAGCTCGGGGAAGACGACGCTCGCCAATGCGCTTCTTGCCGAAATGCGCTGTATCGATGCACGCGTCATCCTGATCGAGGACACCCGCGAGCTGCAGAGCCCGGCTCCCGACACGGTGGCGCTCCGCACCCGCCCCGGCATCGTGTCGATGACCGACCTCGTGCGCTCGACGCTGCGCCTCCGACCGGACCGGATCGTCGTTGGCGAAGTTCGCGGTCCCGAGGCGCTCGACATGCTCAAGGCGTGGAACACCGGGCACCCCGGCGGGATCGCGACCGTCCACGCCAACTCGGCGGAAGCAGCGCTCTACCGCGTCGAGCAGCTTGTGCAGGAGGCAGTCGTCACCGTGCCCCGACGCCTTGTTGCGGAAGCCATCGACCTTGTCGTCTTTATCGCCGGACGCGGCGCGGATCGCTCGGTGAACGCGATCGCGCGGGTTGCGGGGATCGATCCCGACACCGGTGCCTACGCGCTTGCCCCCTTCCACCTCCCGCCCAACCAAGGAGACTGA
- a CDS encoding CopG family transcriptional regulator → MAERVRHQLFLPKPLSDRLEALAAAPGATKSAILADAVTAWLNRRGASELEDRFALRLDRMSNALGRMERDGQVVLETLALFIRFELAIQTPLAENDAAGRALARERFEAFVTQVGRAVAAGRRTLLPVEDQ, encoded by the coding sequence ATGGCCGAGCGAGTCCGCCACCAGCTGTTCTTGCCCAAGCCGTTAAGCGACCGTCTCGAAGCGCTTGCCGCCGCGCCGGGCGCCACCAAGTCCGCGATCCTCGCCGACGCCGTGACCGCCTGGCTCAACCGGCGTGGTGCCTCCGAGCTCGAGGACCGCTTCGCGCTACGCCTCGACAGGATGAGCAACGCGCTCGGTCGGATGGAACGCGATGGGCAGGTCGTGCTGGAAACCCTTGCCTTGTTCATCCGGTTCGAGCTCGCGATCCAGACGCCACTGGCCGAGAACGATGCCGCAGGCCGCGCGCTTGCACGCGAGCGCTTCGAAGCGTTCGTCACCCAGGTCGGCCGGGCCGTCGCTGCCGGCCGGCGCACGCTGCTCCCGGTGGAGGATCAGTGA
- the trbL gene encoding P-type conjugative transfer protein TrbL, producing MNDLNVIDRFMADFIRYIDSGFGLLGADVGFLTSVLIGIDITLAGLFWAMGGEDDIIGRFLKKILYIGVFALILNRFEALSDIIFRSFAQAGLTAGGGTLAADDLLRPGRLAGTGFEAAWPLLDQASDLLGFTTFFDNFMTIMVLLIAWVIVIVAFFILAVQMFVCILEFKLTTLAGFILVPFALWNRTSFLAERVLGNVISSGIKVMVLAVIVGIGSGFFSEFASALQGKEPDIGQAMSLVLASLALFGLGIFGPGVASGLVSGAPQLGAGSAVATTALAAGGFAVAGGAGVAAAKGLAGADLGAIRAGTSIGSAASTAYKLGRETSGSKSVAAGMSGVSTAARGAIAQRIDGGLRAAAADGRRGAWNAAATGAQAGPGEAAIPASDAMPGWARQLQNSQSRRQHRQAAIHALQGSDRGGGGANPDIKEKD from the coding sequence GTGAACGACCTCAACGTGATCGACCGGTTCATGGCCGACTTCATACGCTATATCGATAGCGGGTTCGGCCTGCTCGGGGCCGATGTCGGCTTCCTGACATCTGTGCTGATCGGCATCGACATCACGCTCGCCGGGCTGTTCTGGGCGATGGGCGGCGAGGACGACATCATCGGTCGGTTCCTCAAGAAGATTCTCTACATCGGCGTGTTCGCGCTGATCCTGAATCGCTTTGAGGCACTCTCCGACATCATCTTCCGCTCCTTCGCTCAGGCGGGCCTGACCGCCGGCGGGGGAACGCTTGCCGCCGACGACCTGCTGCGTCCGGGCCGCCTCGCGGGCACCGGGTTCGAGGCGGCATGGCCGCTCCTCGACCAGGCAAGCGACCTGCTCGGCTTCACGACCTTCTTCGACAACTTCATGACGATCATGGTGCTCCTTATCGCCTGGGTGATCGTGATCGTCGCCTTCTTCATCCTTGCGGTGCAGATGTTCGTCTGCATTCTCGAGTTCAAGCTGACGACGCTTGCCGGGTTCATCCTCGTGCCGTTCGCCCTGTGGAACCGCACCAGCTTCCTTGCCGAGCGGGTGCTCGGCAACGTGATCTCGTCCGGTATCAAGGTGATGGTGCTCGCCGTCATCGTCGGCATCGGCTCGGGTTTCTTCAGCGAGTTCGCCTCCGCCCTGCAGGGCAAGGAGCCAGACATAGGCCAGGCCATGAGCCTCGTGCTCGCAAGCCTCGCATTGTTCGGCCTCGGCATTTTCGGGCCCGGCGTGGCCTCCGGACTCGTGTCGGGCGCGCCGCAGCTCGGCGCCGGCTCGGCGGTCGCGACCACGGCACTGGCGGCAGGCGGCTTCGCGGTGGCTGGCGGCGCCGGCGTCGCCGCGGCCAAGGGCCTTGCCGGTGCGGACCTCGGCGCGATCCGCGCAGGCACCTCGATTGGGTCGGCGGCATCGACCGCGTACAAGCTTGGTCGGGAGACTTCCGGCTCGAAGTCGGTCGCTGCCGGCATGAGCGGTGTCTCGACTGCGGCTCGCGGTGCGATTGCCCAGCGCATCGATGGCGGGTTGCGCGCGGCCGCCGCCGACGGCCGGCGCGGGGCCTGGAACGCCGCTGCGACAGGCGCGCAGGCGGGCCCCGGGGAAGCAGCGATCCCTGCGTCTGACGCCATGCCGGGCTGGGCGCGCCAACTCCAGAATTCGCAATCCCGTCGTCAGCATCGCCAGGCGGCGATCCACGCCCTCCAGGGCTCGGATCGCGGCGGTGGTGGCGCAAACCCCGACATCAAGGAGAAGGACTGA
- a CDS encoding TrbC/VirB2 family protein yields MRTIYFTTKPRLLAGAVIGAVAVLAAGQAYASGTGMPWEEPLQQVLESVQGPVAKIVAVIIIIVTGLTLAFGESAGGFRRLIQIVFGLSIAFAASSFFLSFFSFGGGALLA; encoded by the coding sequence ATGAGGACCATCTACTTTACCACCAAGCCGCGCCTGCTGGCGGGCGCTGTCATCGGCGCCGTCGCGGTCCTTGCCGCGGGTCAGGCCTATGCCTCCGGGACCGGCATGCCCTGGGAGGAACCGCTCCAGCAGGTACTGGAGTCGGTTCAGGGCCCCGTCGCCAAAATCGTCGCGGTGATCATCATTATCGTGACCGGCCTGACATTGGCCTTCGGCGAGTCCGCCGGGGGATTTCGTCGGCTGATCCAGATTGTCTTCGGCCTTTCGATTGCGTTCGCAGCTTCCAGCTTCTTCCTGTCCTTCTTCTCCTTCGGCGGCGGGGCGCTGCTGGCATGA
- the trbE gene encoding conjugal transfer protein TrbE: MLNLREYRSRADRLSDHLPWAALVAPGVVLNKDGSFQRTLRFRGPDLESATEAELVSVCARANNVLKRFGSGWALHIEGERREAAGYPESSFPEGASWLVDEERRASFETAGAHFDSRYYLTLTFLPAPDQADTAGRALVERHHAAQGRDWRQALAAFVAETDRALDLFSGFMPEVVALDDAGTLDFLHGTISSRRQAVRVPETPMYLDGLLADTPLTGGLEPMLGSLHLRTLTILGFPGVSRPGILDTLNHQDFGYRWVTRFIALDKTDATKALTRLRRQWFNKRKSVTAMLREVMYNQPVQLLDSDADNKTADADLALQELGGDHVGFGYLTTTITVTDEVRGRVEDKVRAVERIVNGLGFTCIRESLNAVEAWLSSLPGQVYANVRQPLVHTLNLAHLMPLSSVWAGPARNRHLDGPPLLYAETSGSTPFRLSSHVGDVGHMMIVGPTGAGKSVLLALIALQFRRYHGSQLYIFDMGRSARAAVLAMGGAHHGLGLGGDAGETIAFQPLAGIDDAGERAWAAEWIGALLAHENAIVTPEVKEAVWSALTSLASAPIAERTLTGLSLLLQSTALRSAIAPYTLEGPFGRLLDAAEDDLRMADVQCFETEALMGAGSVVAPVLTYLFHRLEAQFTGRPTLLILDEAWKFLDHPLFAARIREWLKTLRKKNVAVIFASQSLADIADSGIAPAILESCPQRILLPNAAASEPQGRAAYARFGLNDRQIELVSRATPKRHYYLQSTAGNRLFELGLGPVALALCGASDPGTQARIDALITEHGPADFAARFLEGAGLDWPAALLARFLDPQAKE, translated from the coding sequence ATGCTGAACCTTCGCGAATATCGCAGCCGCGCCGACCGGCTGTCAGATCATTTGCCCTGGGCAGCCCTGGTGGCGCCCGGCGTAGTGCTGAACAAGGACGGCAGCTTCCAGCGGACGCTGCGATTTCGCGGCCCCGATCTTGAGTCGGCAACCGAGGCCGAGCTGGTTTCAGTCTGCGCGCGCGCGAACAATGTGCTGAAGCGTTTCGGATCGGGCTGGGCGCTGCATATCGAGGGGGAGCGCCGTGAGGCGGCGGGCTACCCGGAAAGCAGCTTTCCGGAGGGCGCATCCTGGCTCGTCGACGAAGAGCGGCGCGCGTCGTTCGAAACCGCAGGAGCCCACTTCGATAGCCGCTACTACCTCACCCTGACCTTCCTGCCGGCTCCGGATCAGGCAGACACCGCCGGCCGCGCGCTCGTGGAGCGCCACCACGCAGCGCAGGGTCGCGACTGGCGTCAGGCGCTTGCCGCGTTTGTCGCCGAGACCGATCGGGCGCTTGACCTGTTTTCGGGGTTCATGCCCGAGGTCGTTGCACTGGACGACGCCGGGACGCTGGACTTCCTCCACGGCACGATCTCGTCGCGACGCCAGGCCGTGCGCGTACCCGAGACGCCGATGTATCTCGACGGCCTGCTCGCCGACACCCCGCTGACGGGCGGGCTTGAGCCGATGCTCGGGTCGTTGCACCTTCGCACACTCACCATCCTCGGCTTTCCAGGCGTCAGCCGGCCCGGGATCCTCGACACGCTCAACCACCAGGATTTCGGCTATCGCTGGGTCACGCGCTTCATTGCGCTCGACAAGACCGACGCGACAAAGGCTCTGACAAGGTTGCGTCGCCAGTGGTTCAACAAGCGCAAGTCAGTTACGGCGATGCTGCGCGAGGTGATGTACAATCAGCCGGTCCAGCTGCTCGACAGCGATGCCGACAACAAGACCGCGGACGCTGACCTTGCGCTCCAGGAGCTCGGCGGCGATCATGTCGGCTTCGGCTACCTCACCACGACGATCACCGTGACCGACGAAGTTCGCGGCCGCGTCGAGGACAAGGTTCGCGCGGTGGAGCGGATCGTCAACGGGCTCGGCTTCACCTGCATCCGGGAAAGTCTGAACGCGGTAGAGGCCTGGCTCTCGAGCCTGCCCGGGCAGGTCTATGCCAATGTCCGGCAACCGCTGGTCCACACCCTCAATCTCGCGCATCTGATGCCGCTCTCGAGCGTGTGGGCAGGACCCGCGCGCAACCGGCACCTCGATGGCCCTCCGCTGCTTTATGCCGAAACCAGCGGGTCAACGCCGTTCCGGCTGTCGAGCCACGTCGGCGATGTCGGGCACATGATGATCGTCGGGCCAACCGGCGCGGGCAAGTCGGTCCTCCTCGCGCTGATCGCGCTCCAGTTCCGGCGCTATCATGGCAGCCAGCTCTACATCTTCGATATGGGCCGGTCGGCGCGCGCAGCGGTGCTGGCGATGGGCGGGGCGCACCATGGCCTCGGGCTCGGCGGCGATGCCGGAGAAACGATCGCATTCCAGCCCCTGGCCGGGATCGATGACGCCGGCGAGCGTGCCTGGGCCGCCGAGTGGATCGGTGCGCTGCTCGCACACGAAAATGCAATCGTTACGCCCGAGGTGAAGGAGGCTGTCTGGTCGGCGCTGACGAGTCTGGCGAGCGCGCCGATAGCGGAACGGACGCTCACCGGCCTTTCGCTGCTGCTCCAGTCAACGGCGCTTCGCTCCGCGATCGCACCCTATACACTGGAGGGGCCGTTCGGCCGGCTGCTCGACGCCGCCGAGGATGACCTCCGGATGGCGGACGTCCAGTGCTTCGAGACCGAGGCCCTGATGGGCGCCGGCAGCGTGGTCGCGCCGGTACTGACCTATCTCTTCCACCGTCTCGAGGCGCAGTTCACCGGGCGGCCAACGCTGCTCATTCTCGACGAGGCCTGGAAGTTCCTCGACCACCCGTTGTTCGCCGCGCGCATCCGCGAATGGCTGAAGACGCTGCGCAAGAAGAACGTCGCGGTGATCTTCGCGAGCCAGAGTCTCGCTGACATCGCCGACAGCGGCATCGCACCAGCGATTCTGGAGAGCTGCCCGCAGCGCATTCTGCTTCCCAATGCCGCGGCGAGCGAGCCGCAGGGCCGGGCGGCCTATGCCCGGTTCGGGCTGAACGACCGACAGATCGAGCTTGTCAGCCGCGCCACCCCCAAGCGGCATTACTATCTGCAGTCTACGGCCGGCAATCGGCTCTTCGAGCTTGGCTTGGGCCCCGTCGCGCTCGCGCTGTGCGGCGCTTCCGACCCAGGCACGCAGGCGCGCATCGATGCCCTGATCACAGAGCATGGCCCGGCCGATTTCGCCGCCCGATTCCTCGAAGGTGCCGGGCTCGACTGGCCTGCGGCGCTGCTTGCCCGGTTCCTCGATCCCCAAGCGAAGGAGTAG
- the trbJ gene encoding P-type conjugative transfer protein TrbJ, whose protein sequence is MRIPTRKTVIAGVFGLGAAGSLAMGFATSARAQITVFDPSNYGQNILTAARTLQQVNNQIRSLQNEAQTLLRLDRNLKGIAFPQLQALIDRLDGIDRLMKRAQSVDFEMDQLEDKLRTLYPRTFDQASTRDQRLQAARARYDASTDALRRTMTIQSGIVQQAREDAEALADIAARSQGAEGALAVGQATNQLLALTAKQGMALQQMMAAQFRADALERQRQLTESEASRAATRKFLGAGTAYTLQQ, encoded by the coding sequence ATGCGTATCCCTACCCGGAAAACTGTGATCGCCGGGGTGTTCGGCCTCGGCGCCGCCGGCTCGCTGGCTATGGGCTTTGCGACTTCGGCGCGCGCCCAGATCACGGTTTTCGATCCGAGCAACTACGGCCAGAACATCCTGACTGCCGCACGCACGCTCCAGCAGGTCAATAATCAGATCCGGTCGCTCCAGAACGAAGCGCAGACGCTGCTCCGGCTGGACCGGAATCTGAAGGGCATCGCCTTTCCGCAGCTTCAGGCGCTGATCGACAGGCTTGACGGCATCGACCGGCTGATGAAGAGGGCGCAGAGCGTCGACTTCGAGATGGACCAGCTCGAGGACAAGCTGCGTACGCTCTATCCGCGCACCTTCGATCAAGCCTCGACACGCGATCAGCGGCTGCAGGCGGCGCGGGCGCGCTACGACGCGAGCACCGATGCCCTGCGCCGCACGATGACCATCCAGAGCGGAATCGTGCAGCAGGCGCGCGAGGATGCCGAGGCGCTGGCGGACATCGCCGCACGGAGCCAGGGCGCGGAAGGCGCGCTCGCCGTCGGCCAGGCCACCAACCAGCTGCTCGCGCTCACCGCCAAGCAGGGAATGGCGCTCCAGCAGATGATGGCCGCGCAGTTTCGTGCCGACGCGCTCGAAAGGCAGCGCCAGCTGACCGAGTCGGAGGCGTCGCGTGCGGCGACGCGGAAGTTCCTCGGCGCCGGCACGGCCTACACGCTCCAGCAATAG
- the trbF gene encoding conjugal transfer protein TrbF, translating to MRFRRAIQRYGLTDEPQTPYQRAGQLWDERIGSARAQASNWRLMAFGGLVLTTGLSGVLVWQSMQSRVVPYVVEVDSLGQAQAISAVDSEYRPTDPQIVWFLTRMITNVRGRSLDPVLMRENWLQAYDFASKRGAIFLGEYARSSDPFADVGERTVSVQVTSVVRASATSFQVKWSERAYERRSLTSTSRWTAIVTVVLRPPRDADTLRRNPLGLYVDAIDWSRELETPAEQPPSAASGPIPNPPATVPSGSPLDPTLGQPSQIQPEIRP from the coding sequence ATGCGCTTCAGACGTGCCATCCAGCGCTACGGGCTGACCGACGAACCACAGACCCCGTACCAACGGGCCGGCCAGCTGTGGGACGAGCGGATCGGCTCCGCCCGGGCCCAGGCCAGCAACTGGCGCCTGATGGCGTTCGGCGGGCTGGTGCTGACCACCGGCCTGTCGGGCGTGCTGGTCTGGCAGTCGATGCAGAGTCGCGTGGTGCCCTACGTCGTGGAGGTGGACAGCCTCGGCCAGGCGCAAGCGATCTCGGCTGTCGACAGCGAGTACCGGCCGACCGACCCCCAGATCGTCTGGTTCCTGACGCGGATGATCACCAATGTCCGGGGTCGTTCGCTAGACCCGGTGCTGATGCGCGAGAACTGGCTGCAGGCCTATGACTTTGCCTCGAAGCGCGGCGCGATCTTCCTCGGTGAATATGCCCGCTCGTCCGACCCCTTCGCCGATGTCGGTGAGAGGACGGTCTCGGTCCAGGTGACCAGCGTGGTTCGCGCATCGGCCACGAGCTTCCAGGTGAAATGGTCCGAGCGCGCCTATGAGCGCCGCAGCCTCACCAGCACATCGCGCTGGACTGCGATCGTCACCGTCGTGCTCAGGCCGCCGCGGGATGCCGACACGCTGCGCAGGAACCCGCTCGGCCTTTATGTCGATGCGATCGACTGGAGCCGGGAGCTCGAGACTCCCGCGGAGCAGCCGCCGAGTGCGGCATCCGGACCGATCCCCAACCCGCCTGCGACCGTGCCAAGCGGATCGCCGCTCGATCCGACCCTCGGCCAGCCCTCCCAGATCCAACCGGAGATACGCCCATGA
- a CDS encoding VirB3 family type IV secretion system protein, giving the protein MIGNGQHLEGFEAPLHLALVEPILLGGAPRGLAIVNGTVAAALGLGLQQWIAGLLVWALGHTVAVFAAKRDPDFATVLARHLRQRGYLAC; this is encoded by the coding sequence ATGATCGGGAACGGCCAGCACCTCGAAGGGTTCGAGGCGCCGCTTCACCTCGCGCTCGTCGAGCCAATCCTGCTCGGTGGAGCGCCGCGCGGACTTGCGATCGTAAATGGCACCGTTGCGGCGGCGCTCGGGCTGGGGCTTCAGCAATGGATCGCAGGCCTGCTGGTCTGGGCACTTGGCCACACCGTTGCGGTGTTCGCGGCGAAGCGCGACCCCGACTTCGCGACCGTGCTCGCGCGCCACCTTCGCCAGCGGGGATATCTCGCATGCTGA
- a CDS encoding conjugal transfer protein TraG codes for MTPTKLLIGQMLVVAAIVVAGIWVGTQWAASSLAYQSELGTPWFQLGGTPVYAPWSLFAWWFHFDAYAPIVFDEAGGIAAGGGLAACAAAIAGSVWRARQQRNVTTYGSARWAGLRDIRAAGMDADQGVFLGRIPSRYLRHDGPEHVMAFAPTRSGKGVGLVVPTLLGWTGSTVVHDIKGENWTLTAGWRSRFSHCLMFNPTDARSARYNPLLEVRRGAHEVRDVQNIADILVDPEGALERRNHWEKTSHSLLVGAILHILYAEEEKTLARVATFLSDPERSFVATLHIMMATNHLGTDEMPLVHPVVASAAREVLNKSDNERSGVLSTAMSFLGLYRDPTVAAVTAASDWRVEDLVTARHPVSLYLVVPPSDISRTKPLIRLVLNQIGRRLTEQLHAHDVPGRHKLLLMLDEFPALGRLDFFETSLAFLAGYGVRAFLIAQSLNQIEKAYGEHNAILDNCHVRIAFATNDERTAKRISDALGTATEQRAMRNYAGHRLALWLAHVMVSRQETARALLTPGEVMQLPPADEVVLVAGHPPVRAQKLRYFEDASFKARVLPPPSLDSNGAADLPLPRAHDWQGRVRPIDTQLAALVTDGEAEAGGLEQARHPSNDITPVTPVDLASADVLGLGEDDSDPAADKRAMDQAAAAVARRAFGVDMADNRPGNLGLDF; via the coding sequence CGGGGATCTGGGTCGGCACCCAGTGGGCTGCATCGTCGCTTGCCTATCAGTCGGAACTGGGCACGCCATGGTTCCAGCTAGGTGGCACGCCGGTCTATGCGCCGTGGTCGCTCTTCGCATGGTGGTTCCATTTCGATGCCTATGCCCCGATCGTGTTCGACGAGGCGGGCGGGATCGCGGCCGGTGGCGGTTTGGCGGCTTGCGCGGCGGCGATCGCCGGCTCGGTCTGGCGGGCACGCCAACAGCGCAACGTCACGACCTATGGTTCTGCACGTTGGGCCGGCCTTCGCGACATCCGAGCGGCCGGAATGGATGCGGATCAGGGTGTGTTCCTCGGCCGTATCCCCTCGCGCTATCTTCGTCATGATGGCCCCGAGCATGTCATGGCCTTCGCCCCGACCCGCTCGGGCAAGGGCGTTGGCCTGGTCGTACCGACCCTGCTTGGCTGGACTGGCTCCACGGTAGTCCATGACATCAAGGGCGAGAACTGGACGCTGACTGCGGGATGGCGGTCACGCTTCTCGCACTGCCTGATGTTCAACCCGACCGATGCGCGCTCGGCACGATACAACCCGCTCCTCGAGGTGCGCCGCGGTGCCCACGAGGTTCGCGACGTCCAGAATATCGCCGATATCCTCGTCGATCCCGAAGGCGCGCTCGAGCGGCGTAATCACTGGGAGAAGACAAGCCACTCGCTGCTGGTCGGCGCGATCCTCCACATCCTCTACGCCGAAGAGGAGAAGACGCTCGCGCGCGTCGCGACTTTCCTGTCCGATCCCGAGCGATCGTTCGTGGCCACGCTTCACATTATGATGGCGACCAATCATCTCGGCACCGACGAGATGCCGCTGGTGCACCCGGTCGTTGCCTCCGCTGCGCGCGAGGTGCTCAACAAGTCCGATAACGAGCGCTCGGGCGTGCTTTCGACCGCGATGTCGTTCCTTGGCCTCTACCGCGACCCGACGGTGGCGGCGGTAACGGCAGCTTCCGACTGGCGCGTCGAGGACCTTGTGACCGCCCGCCATCCCGTATCGCTCTACCTCGTCGTGCCGCCCTCGGACATCAGCCGCACCAAGCCGCTTATCCGCCTCGTGCTCAACCAGATCGGCCGGCGCCTGACCGAGCAGCTCCATGCCCACGACGTCCCAGGGCGCCACAAGCTGCTGCTTATGCTCGACGAGTTCCCGGCACTGGGTCGCCTCGATTTCTTCGAGACCAGCCTCGCCTTCCTCGCCGGCTACGGCGTCCGCGCCTTCCTCATCGCGCAAAGCCTGAACCAGATCGAGAAGGCTTATGGGGAGCACAATGCCATCCTCGACAACTGCCATGTCCGTATCGCCTTCGCGACCAACGACGAGCGGACCGCGAAACGGATCTCGGACGCGCTCGGCACCGCGACCGAGCAGCGCGCCATGCGGAACTATGCCGGGCATCGTCTTGCGCTCTGGCTCGCGCACGTCATGGTCAGCCGGCAGGAGACAGCGCGCGCGCTGCTGACGCCCGGAGAGGTCATGCAGCTGCCGCCCGCCGACGAGGTTGTGCTCGTCGCAGGGCATCCGCCGGTGCGGGCGCAAAAGCTGCGGTATTTCGAGGACGCCTCGTTCAAGGCACGGGTGCTGCCGCCGCCCTCGCTTGATAGCAATGGGGCGGCCGACCTGCCGCTACCGCGGGCCCATGACTGGCAAGGCCGTGTTCGCCCGATTGACACGCAGCTCGCGGCGCTCGTGACAGACGGGGAGGCAGAAGCCGGAGGACTCGAGCAGGCCCGGCATCCCTCCAATGACATAACGCCCGTAACGCCTGTCGACCTCGCCTCCGCTGATGTGCTCGGGCTTGGAGAGGACGACAGCGATCCGGCCGCCGACAAACGCGCGATGGACCAGGCCGCCGCGGCCGTTGCCCGACGCGCCTTCGGTGTCGACATGGCAGACAACCGGCCCGGCAATCTCGGACTGGATTTCTGA